One window of the Shewanella maritima genome contains the following:
- a CDS encoding VCBS domain-containing protein, whose product MDPDSGENKFRYSQFGETAIKDQFNGQLRIDSAGNWGYSVDNSKLQHLAAGQTEEVVYRVHSQDGTAYELHIQVEGTNDAPVANIVTLSNGTEDTHYQMQASQFGFTDIDTGDTLQSIAITDLPPASQGKFVFDGQTITAGQSITTADISKLQFIPAKDFNGDVQFTFTVNDGHVDSAPAKTSIHIASVDDPLVDSGMRDLGTADEDTTTHFTDAQLLANLSDADGVLHVSGVPTSTQGTVTANATGGYDFTPNANYHGPAEIDYKVSDGTTEYAQTAHLSVSSVTDAATTSLSAEVQRTAFGLTSSSDHGYIKPQGDQINSGGDLHAFTAEFTYIHDPKITIGTYQDFVMFHGVKPDGTPDMDGVNFGMWTFGGNLKFTSSHISGDNGNPGVNFNDGQDHRITMTWDGKTDTARLYDNGVLKVTVSGFAGSDHIAANPFLNVGSKYVPGHFAGQDKFPGRLLSTSFASQALTPEQIQHGPVYESVSKNNGLLIDIRSDSHGVISDQTGHHQLDIADLHTFTGEMVNIGSTALASGDVLHMHLSVAAPIDHDDVLSKIEVLGLAKGTILTDGHHSLTIGSAVQHADVTGWDLDKVTATLPAHGDQNMLMQLIATTTGPDGVSATDSAKLPIILDVNSPVPDAVITGDEHLVTDETSTVSGQLIITDTDPSQAHFIAEVIPSAHGQFIIKSDGSWEFTPSKLAETLTLNHNATDIVTVKTIDGTEQQLSVTLIGSDTAPTTVTTDLGKVESGHSHDFQATDLLANVTDVDTSAAGLSIVAGSLSSPHGTVVTNPDGSYSFTASPGFVGNDLAISFKISDGHNTVDANAIIDVTPPLAITRLEHDTGTSDSDFVTSDGRIILYGTGEPGATIMGTGILTGPKTIVDDNGHWKLDVSATDRADGTYTLAVYALKTDGSYAQAHHRVTIDTAKPTLSIDPISDDDWVNHHDHQQDLTITGTTTHVADGNSVEVIVAGTHYSASVSNDHWQLVIPANQVANIGDNAYLVHAEVIATATGDSAHEQRQLVVSADLSTLVQTRGVEEDTKTNATGTLFAVGASETVTTTGLLQGNYGTLQMNADGSYQYTLDNNSATIQQMGQTDSHADNFFISYTNNHGDTKHAVVNIGIHGTNDAPLLTGTFEISRSITTGTMTNTHSYGYINIDDIDNTDNLSVEYIDKQGAHHQLDFTPGSSNKIDVQGIGHFNIDADGRWDFTFSHSGSERDKLTQEVAAGKIHTESVTLRVTDSSGESREEHLTVHIGDGKTGPQIFGASESVVTEDKVTRSHGLLDLLVGDVKVASGVTWTLQAGTRPQYGDLTLNSDGSWQYQAHNDSARVQALAQGERLEETVMVTATDSLGHSVDQAMKLVIIGTNDIPVVGHALSGTVVEDHLLTLTKADLLANVHDVDLLDHFNISQLRLEGDGSITQKGDHWVVNPGINFSGELRLAYKVSDGHTSVDNSMAIHVSPDADTPAMIFTKHVGDLSAPLDSFAIQGNQNTELALNINVSSPDNNETLTVEISGLPSGASLSAGTEHNGVWTLLQNELTNLKLLPETDFSGHFDIQVVATAHDGNSTASSRQTLGVDVLPTVAVVAQTSAADEPIEDSQANVVEEVSSTIEPSSPVDHYFQMIGITPTEDTVTPANSPTEPVAEFTRTVQSGADADMLDVTLTDGFENPLADHDDLLPHSQSEDVDGIPGDQTDHIVSDDDLLSQALNDMHNQM is encoded by the coding sequence ATTGACCCTGATAGCGGCGAAAATAAATTTAGATATAGCCAATTCGGTGAAACAGCCATAAAAGATCAATTCAATGGTCAGCTTCGAATAGATAGTGCTGGCAACTGGGGATACAGCGTTGACAATAGCAAATTACAACATTTAGCTGCCGGCCAAACTGAAGAAGTGGTTTATCGAGTTCATAGCCAAGATGGCACGGCATATGAACTCCATATCCAAGTTGAAGGTACAAATGATGCCCCGGTGGCCAATATTGTCACTTTATCCAATGGCACTGAAGATACTCATTATCAGATGCAAGCGAGTCAATTTGGCTTTACAGATATCGATACTGGCGACACCTTACAATCTATTGCCATCACCGACCTACCACCAGCATCACAAGGTAAGTTTGTCTTTGACGGACAAACTATTACCGCAGGCCAAAGTATTACGACTGCGGATATCAGCAAGCTGCAATTTATTCCGGCCAAAGACTTTAACGGAGATGTGCAGTTCACCTTCACAGTTAATGACGGTCACGTTGATTCCGCACCAGCTAAAACATCAATTCATATCGCTTCTGTTGATGATCCATTAGTTGATAGCGGTATGCGTGATTTAGGTACAGCGGATGAAGATACCACCACACATTTTACAGACGCGCAATTACTCGCAAACTTATCAGATGCCGATGGTGTCTTACATGTAAGCGGCGTGCCGACATCAACTCAAGGCACAGTAACAGCGAATGCAACAGGAGGGTATGACTTTACCCCGAATGCAAATTACCATGGACCAGCTGAAATTGATTATAAAGTCAGTGACGGAACGACCGAGTACGCCCAAACGGCTCATTTAAGTGTGAGCTCAGTTACCGATGCAGCAACGACTTCCTTGTCTGCAGAAGTTCAACGTACAGCATTTGGTTTAACCTCATCATCCGACCATGGATATATCAAACCACAAGGCGATCAAATTAATTCGGGAGGTGACTTACACGCTTTTACGGCTGAATTCACTTATATCCACGATCCAAAAATCACCATTGGTACTTATCAGGATTTTGTTATGTTTCATGGGGTTAAACCTGATGGCACGCCTGATATGGATGGCGTTAATTTCGGCATGTGGACCTTTGGCGGTAATTTGAAGTTTACCAGTTCACATATCAGTGGTGATAACGGCAACCCTGGAGTCAATTTTAACGATGGGCAAGACCATCGTATAACCATGACATGGGATGGTAAAACAGATACCGCAAGACTTTACGATAACGGCGTTTTAAAAGTTACCGTTTCTGGTTTCGCTGGAAGCGATCACATTGCTGCCAACCCATTTCTTAACGTAGGCAGTAAATACGTGCCAGGGCATTTTGCAGGACAAGATAAATTTCCAGGACGATTGCTCTCAACTAGTTTTGCCTCGCAAGCACTTACACCAGAACAAATTCAACATGGCCCAGTCTATGAGTCTGTTAGTAAAAATAATGGCCTATTAATCGACATTCGATCCGACAGTCATGGGGTTATATCTGACCAAACAGGTCACCATCAGCTTGATATTGCTGACTTACATACGTTTACAGGTGAAATGGTCAATATTGGCTCAACGGCTTTAGCATCAGGCGATGTATTACATATGCACCTGTCAGTAGCCGCTCCTATAGATCATGACGATGTTCTCAGCAAAATAGAGGTATTGGGACTTGCGAAAGGCACGATTCTTACCGATGGCCATCATAGTTTAACGATTGGCTCAGCGGTGCAACATGCGGATGTTACCGGTTGGGATTTAGATAAAGTGACCGCAACATTACCTGCTCATGGCGATCAGAACATGTTAATGCAATTAATCGCTACCACAACAGGGCCAGATGGAGTAAGTGCAACCGATAGTGCAAAACTGCCAATAATATTAGATGTTAATTCCCCGGTTCCTGATGCTGTTATTACCGGAGATGAACACCTAGTAACAGATGAAACCTCTACTGTTTCTGGCCAACTAATTATTACAGATACAGATCCATCGCAAGCACACTTTATTGCTGAAGTGATACCAAGTGCTCATGGTCAATTTATAATAAAATCTGACGGAAGTTGGGAATTCACCCCTAGTAAATTGGCTGAAACCTTGACTCTAAACCATAACGCCACTGACATCGTTACCGTAAAAACCATTGATGGAACAGAGCAACAATTGAGTGTAACACTCATCGGTAGCGATACCGCCCCAACCACCGTCACCACGGATTTAGGCAAGGTTGAGTCTGGCCACTCCCACGACTTCCAGGCAACAGATTTGCTTGCTAATGTTACCGATGTCGATACCAGTGCAGCGGGATTATCGATTGTGGCAGGCTCGCTATCCTCCCCCCATGGAACTGTAGTAACCAATCCTGATGGCAGCTATAGCTTTACTGCAAGTCCAGGTTTTGTTGGTAACGATTTAGCCATTAGTTTCAAAATCAGCGATGGTCATAATACTGTTGATGCCAATGCAATAATCGATGTTACTCCGCCTTTAGCGATCACCCGATTAGAACATGATACAGGTACCAGTGATAGTGATTTTGTTACTAGTGACGGTCGCATAATCTTATACGGAACTGGTGAGCCGGGTGCCACAATCATGGGAACAGGGATTCTCACAGGCCCTAAAACGATTGTCGATGACAATGGACACTGGAAATTAGATGTTAGCGCAACAGATCGAGCCGATGGCACCTATACGCTGGCTGTATATGCACTCAAAACAGACGGTAGCTATGCACAAGCACATCATCGAGTCACTATCGATACAGCCAAACCAACCTTGTCTATCGACCCAATTTCCGACGACGATTGGGTGAATCATCATGACCACCAGCAAGATTTAACGATTACGGGCACCACTACCCATGTGGCTGATGGTAATTCAGTTGAGGTGATTGTGGCTGGTACACACTATAGCGCCAGCGTAAGTAACGATCATTGGCAACTGGTCATTCCGGCAAATCAAGTTGCCAATATTGGCGATAACGCATACCTAGTCCATGCTGAAGTTATCGCTACAGCTACTGGCGATAGTGCTCATGAACAGCGACAACTGGTGGTTTCAGCAGATCTCAGCACACTGGTACAAACTAGAGGTGTTGAGGAAGACACTAAGACTAATGCAACGGGAACGTTATTTGCCGTGGGCGCCAGTGAAACAGTTACCACTACGGGCTTATTACAAGGTAACTACGGCACGTTACAGATGAATGCAGATGGTAGTTACCAATACACATTGGACAATAACTCAGCCACTATTCAGCAAATGGGGCAAACCGATAGCCATGCAGACAATTTTTTCATTAGTTACACCAATAACCACGGCGACACCAAGCATGCCGTAGTTAATATAGGTATTCATGGCACCAACGACGCGCCACTACTAACAGGCACCTTTGAGATATCCCGTTCGATTACCACGGGCACAATGACCAATACTCACTCATATGGCTATATCAATATCGATGATATTGATAACACTGACAACCTCAGCGTCGAGTACATAGATAAACAAGGCGCTCATCATCAATTGGATTTCACTCCCGGTAGCAGTAATAAAATTGATGTACAGGGTATTGGCCACTTTAATATTGATGCAGACGGGCGCTGGGACTTTACCTTTAGCCATAGTGGCTCAGAGCGAGACAAACTCACTCAAGAGGTTGCTGCAGGTAAAATTCATACCGAAAGCGTTACTCTCAGAGTAACAGATAGCAGCGGTGAGAGCCGAGAAGAGCATCTGACCGTGCATATTGGTGATGGTAAAACCGGACCGCAAATTTTCGGCGCTTCTGAGTCTGTAGTCACGGAAGATAAGGTCACACGCTCGCACGGTTTACTCGATTTATTAGTCGGTGATGTCAAAGTCGCCAGCGGAGTCACCTGGACATTGCAAGCCGGAACACGTCCGCAATATGGTGACCTAACCTTAAATAGCGATGGAAGTTGGCAATATCAGGCTCATAACGATTCGGCTCGAGTGCAAGCCCTAGCTCAGGGTGAGCGACTTGAAGAAACTGTCATGGTGACAGCTACAGACTCTCTTGGTCACAGCGTTGATCAAGCCATGAAGTTAGTGATCATTGGCACCAATGATATACCCGTTGTCGGCCATGCGCTTTCAGGTACCGTGGTCGAAGATCATCTACTTACACTCACTAAAGCAGATTTACTCGCTAACGTTCATGACGTTGATTTACTTGATCATTTTAATATTAGCCAATTACGCCTTGAAGGTGATGGGAGTATTACCCAGAAAGGTGATCACTGGGTCGTCAATCCAGGCATTAATTTTAGTGGTGAATTAAGGCTGGCTTACAAAGTCTCAGATGGCCACACATCAGTCGACAATAGTATGGCTATCCATGTGTCACCTGATGCTGACACGCCCGCCATGATATTCACTAAACATGTCGGAGACTTATCAGCGCCATTGGATAGTTTTGCTATTCAAGGTAATCAAAATACTGAGCTTGCACTAAACATCAACGTCTCCAGCCCTGACAACAATGAAACGCTTACTGTAGAGATAAGTGGCCTTCCCTCAGGTGCGAGCTTATCTGCTGGTACAGAACATAATGGTGTATGGACCCTACTACAAAATGAGTTAACCAACCTGAAACTGCTGCCTGAAACAGACTTTAGTGGTCATTTTGATATTCAAGTTGTTGCTACAGCCCACGATGGTAATTCAACGGCAAGCAGTCGTCAGACACTTGGTGTCGATGTGCTTCCAACTGTCGCGGTTGTCGCACAAACCTCTGCTGCCGACGAGCCGATCGAGGACAGTCAGGCCAACGTTGTTGAAGAGGTAAGTTCCACCATTGAGCCTAGCTCACCAGTTGATCATTACTTCCAGATGATAGGGATCACCCCGACAGAGGATACGGTTACACCCGCTAATTCACCAACAGAACCGGTAGCCGAGTTTACCCGTACAGTTCAATCGGGTGCTGACGCAGATATGCTAGACGTGACTCTAACAGATGGATTTGAAAATCCGCTGGCTGATCACGACGACCTTTTACCTCATTCTCAATCAGAAGACGTAGATGGGATACCTGGAGACCAAACCGATCATATTGTTAGCGATGATGATCTGTTGAGTCAGGCATTAAACGATATGCACAACCAAATGTAG
- a CDS encoding methyltransferase, translated as MKFYNEDNRTALSAKEEAQRLAFAPIAFQASKSLRDLGILAALGNAPKAGASAKELAEHTQVTEYGVAVLLDMGLSAGLVTWNDGKYQITKLGQFVDFDPMTIANMDFVADICYQGMGELTEAIKDTKPAGLKHLGEWDTLYQGLSKLTQREKDSWFGFDHYYSDRSFPTLLKEVFAKPTATLCDIGANTGKWTKQCCNHNSDVQVTMVDLPQQLAVATVNMEEAGYSERVEAFPCDLLAPKNALPKGKDVYWMSQFLDCFSKEEIVSILMRVKEAMRPDSRIFILELFPDCQEFESASYSLNATSLYFTAIANGNSRFYMSHEFLPLIELAGLSIIKQTDNIGLGHSLIEVGL; from the coding sequence ATGAAGTTTTATAATGAAGATAATCGCACCGCATTAAGTGCGAAAGAAGAGGCGCAAAGGCTTGCTTTTGCGCCGATTGCGTTTCAGGCAAGTAAGAGCTTGCGCGACTTAGGTATTCTGGCCGCTTTAGGTAATGCACCAAAAGCAGGTGCGAGCGCAAAAGAGCTCGCAGAACACACTCAAGTTACTGAATACGGCGTAGCTGTGCTACTCGATATGGGTTTATCCGCAGGCCTTGTGACCTGGAATGACGGCAAGTACCAAATTACTAAGCTGGGCCAGTTTGTCGACTTTGATCCTATGACTATTGCTAACATGGATTTTGTCGCAGACATTTGCTACCAGGGCATGGGTGAGTTAACGGAAGCGATCAAAGATACTAAGCCTGCAGGATTAAAGCACTTAGGCGAGTGGGACACTTTATACCAAGGTTTGTCTAAGCTTACTCAACGTGAAAAAGACAGCTGGTTTGGTTTTGACCACTATTACTCCGATCGCAGCTTTCCAACGCTGTTAAAAGAAGTGTTTGCCAAACCTACTGCCACACTGTGTGATATTGGTGCCAATACCGGTAAATGGACCAAGCAATGCTGTAATCATAACAGTGATGTTCAGGTCACTATGGTTGACTTGCCGCAGCAGCTAGCCGTTGCAACGGTGAATATGGAAGAAGCTGGTTATAGCGAGCGTGTTGAAGCCTTCCCATGTGATTTGCTTGCACCTAAAAATGCTCTGCCAAAAGGTAAAGATGTTTACTGGATGAGCCAGTTCCTTGATTGCTTCTCAAAAGAAGAAATCGTTAGCATCTTGATGCGCGTGAAAGAAGCCATGCGCCCAGACTCGCGTATCTTTATTCTTGAGCTGTTTCCTGATTGTCAGGAATTTGAATCAGCAAGCTACTCACTTAACGCGACTAGCTTGTATTTCACTGCCATTGCCAACGGTAATAGCCGCTTTTACATGAGCCACGAGTTCTTACCGCTTATTGAACTTGCAGGGTTATCTATTATCAAGCAAACCGACAATATTGGTTTAGGTCACTCTTTAATCGAGGTTGGCTTGTAA
- a CDS encoding beta-ketoacyl synthase chain length factor produces the protein MQFRCDIQAWHACPEHVSELTGHPLPPTQSKVPAGIKRRASQLSKLVINTCLPIIAERSVDYVVFATQHGEIHRTLNLLTDLASEEELSPTAFAQSVTSTAPGLLTIASKQPIAFTTVSGGKNTLQAGLIEVAMRFYQQPQSNILLIVTDEALPEIYQHHSAEQHQQNLLALYFTQGQSWQIECNSANNGEHSAGEAEPAETSARTRFADKLADNTSFDFDFTNTRWSWKKL, from the coding sequence ATGCAGTTTCGCTGTGACATCCAGGCCTGGCATGCTTGCCCAGAGCATGTTTCAGAACTAACCGGACACCCACTTCCGCCAACGCAAAGTAAGGTACCAGCAGGTATAAAACGCCGTGCTAGTCAGTTAAGTAAACTTGTGATCAATACCTGTTTGCCTATTATTGCGGAGCGCTCAGTTGACTATGTTGTTTTCGCCACTCAACACGGTGAAATTCATCGCACGCTTAATTTGCTAACGGATTTAGCCAGCGAAGAAGAGTTGTCACCAACTGCATTCGCCCAATCGGTTACCAGCACTGCACCCGGCTTATTAACTATTGCTAGTAAGCAACCGATTGCATTTACTACGGTTTCTGGCGGTAAAAATACCCTGCAAGCAGGTTTAATTGAAGTGGCAATGCGATTTTATCAGCAGCCACAAAGTAATATTTTATTGATAGTAACTGATGAAGCCCTACCAGAGATTTATCAACATCACAGTGCTGAACAGCACCAGCAAAACCTGTTAGCGCTTTATTTTACCCAGGGTCAATCCTGGCAAATTGAATGTAACTCTGCCAATAACGGTGAGCACTCAGCAGGTGAAGCAGAACCTGCTGAAACATCAGCACGAACACGATTTGCAGACAAACTTGCTGATAACACCAGTTTTGATTTCGATTTTACGAACACGCGTTGGTCATGGAAAAAGTTGTAA
- a CDS encoding lysophospholipid acyltransferase family protein → MEKVVNSLSKSLRACASAISFTFFGIGGLILSYVWFPLLCVVHRDKKKRELACQKSICKSFRFFTLFMHWLRILDLDVKNQERLSQRHGCIVVANHPTLIDVVILMGYMDQCDCIVKSELFHNPFVRHIVNLAGFIPNQSEDLINLCQQKLSQKRKLLIFPEGSRTVPGESVKCQRGAAHLAVRCDTDIQTVRIHCSPIALYKGSAWYQMPASPMKFTIEVDQPISIMPIIEGSPAPATAARRLTRYLNSHLQPNVADK, encoded by the coding sequence ATGGAAAAAGTTGTAAATAGCCTAAGTAAGTCTCTTAGAGCATGTGCATCGGCAATCTCATTTACGTTTTTTGGGATTGGTGGCTTAATCCTATCTTACGTGTGGTTTCCCCTACTTTGCGTAGTTCATCGCGACAAGAAAAAACGAGAGCTAGCCTGTCAAAAGAGCATTTGTAAAAGCTTTCGTTTTTTTACCTTGTTTATGCACTGGTTGCGGATTTTAGATCTCGATGTAAAGAACCAGGAGAGATTATCGCAGCGTCACGGTTGTATTGTGGTGGCCAATCACCCGACCTTAATCGATGTGGTCATTTTAATGGGTTACATGGACCAGTGTGATTGCATCGTTAAAAGTGAGTTGTTCCACAATCCTTTTGTGCGTCATATTGTTAACTTGGCAGGTTTTATTCCTAACCAATCAGAAGATCTCATTAACTTATGCCAGCAAAAGCTCTCACAAAAGCGCAAATTGCTGATTTTCCCTGAAGGCAGTCGCACAGTCCCTGGAGAAAGTGTAAAATGCCAGCGAGGTGCAGCTCATCTTGCAGTGCGATGCGATACAGATATCCAAACAGTGAGAATTCATTGCTCGCCAATCGCGCTATACAAAGGCAGTGCTTGGTATCAAATGCCCGCGTCACCAATGAAATTTACCATAGAGGTCGACCAGCCGATTTCGATAATGCCAATTATTGAAGGCTCGCCGGCACCAGCTACCGCGGCACGACGACTAACACGCTATTTGAATAGCCACTTGCAGCCGAATGTAGCTGACAAATGA
- a CDS encoding phosphopantetheine-binding protein has translation MKDLELQLKQLIIDTLNLEDLTTDDIESAEPLFGDGDGLNLDSIDALELGLAIKKQFNVLINGDDPSVREHFTSVDTLTRFIESQQTAEV, from the coding sequence GTGAAAGACTTAGAATTACAACTAAAACAACTAATTATCGATACATTGAACTTAGAAGATTTAACCACTGATGACATTGAGTCTGCTGAGCCACTTTTTGGTGACGGCGATGGTTTAAACCTTGACTCAATTGATGCGCTAGAGCTTGGCTTAGCCATCAAGAAACAATTCAATGTGCTTATCAATGGCGACGACCCAAGCGTACGTGAGCACTTTACTAGTGTTGACACCCTAACTCGTTTCATTGAATCGCAACAAACCGCTGAGGTGTAA
- a CDS encoding acyl carrier protein, producing MTRQQIFDLIKDAMVELFELEPEEVTAEANLFEDLDLDSIDAVDLVVFLQNKTDTNFEAEMFKSVRTVQDVVDAVVKLEAESSEIA from the coding sequence GTGACCCGCCAACAGATTTTCGATCTTATTAAAGATGCCATGGTCGAGCTATTTGAGCTTGAGCCAGAAGAAGTAACAGCAGAAGCCAACCTGTTTGAAGACTTAGATCTAGACAGCATAGACGCGGTTGACCTAGTGGTTTTCTTGCAAAACAAAACTGACACTAACTTTGAAGCAGAAATGTTTAAGTCAGTGCGTACCGTGCAAGATGTTGTCGACGCAGTAGTAAAATTAGAAGCAGAATCTAGCGAAATCGCATGA
- a CDS encoding AMP-binding protein, which yields MKASLLHQLLLSNELERTIAINGQQQLTIADLQRDVAALMASLSARLELLSTSDANDSMTNSNDATHAAENIGIICQQPWTFLVALLAVQQLGKQPLVFSNIQDRQAAEYCQQWLCITDKDSLAGNANTLAIKQVLNTEVQQAAATDLKATHSELLKAVNSEQAKLTLYTSGSTGEPAAIAKNLAQLELEAQTLERDFGTELTKGSVFVGTVAHYHIYGMLFRLCWPLLSQRMFDCALIQTEEQLLPKLTKPLAFISSPAFLSRLQAMPGVQAKSGGQEQQISFSSGGPLDFASAQQAKVQLGALPIEVYGSTETGGIGWRRQDKPSTPWQKFSLVKLALNDGCLHVSSDYIGEGQFQTQDLVELIDQQHFRLKGRADRIVKIAEKRISLDELEKTLSSCQGIEHCAIIALKNAEQTRIGAVVTLNTDWQQQVVDNGQAWLWKNIRAQLKGLVEPVALPRQVRVVEAIAVNQQGKRNYVELEKLFQ from the coding sequence GTGAAAGCTAGTCTTCTTCATCAACTGCTACTCTCAAACGAGCTTGAGCGCACTATTGCAATCAATGGCCAGCAACAACTCACCATTGCTGACTTACAACGTGATGTAGCCGCATTAATGGCAAGCTTAAGTGCACGCTTGGAGCTGTTATCCACCTCTGATGCAAACGACAGTATGACAAATAGCAACGACGCTACTCACGCTGCCGAAAACATAGGGATTATTTGCCAGCAGCCGTGGACTTTCTTGGTTGCATTGCTAGCTGTGCAGCAATTAGGTAAGCAGCCACTGGTATTTTCCAATATCCAAGACCGTCAAGCGGCTGAATATTGCCAGCAATGGTTGTGTATTACGGATAAAGATTCGCTTGCAGGTAACGCCAACACCCTAGCTATCAAGCAGGTGTTGAACACCGAGGTGCAGCAAGCTGCCGCAACTGATCTCAAGGCTACTCATTCAGAGCTGCTCAAGGCTGTTAACAGCGAACAAGCCAAACTCACCCTGTACACATCTGGCAGCACAGGTGAGCCAGCGGCAATTGCCAAAAACCTTGCCCAGCTTGAGCTTGAAGCGCAAACGCTAGAGCGTGATTTTGGGACTGAGCTTACAAAAGGCAGTGTATTTGTTGGCACTGTGGCGCATTATCACATCTATGGCATGCTGTTTCGCTTATGTTGGCCACTACTAAGTCAACGAATGTTCGATTGCGCACTAATCCAGACTGAAGAGCAGCTGTTACCTAAGCTAACAAAGCCATTAGCCTTTATCTCCAGCCCTGCGTTTTTATCACGATTGCAAGCGATGCCAGGTGTGCAGGCCAAGTCGGGAGGACAAGAGCAGCAAATCAGTTTTAGCTCTGGTGGCCCATTAGATTTTGCCAGTGCACAACAGGCGAAGGTACAACTTGGTGCATTGCCGATTGAAGTATATGGCAGCACAGAAACGGGCGGCATAGGCTGGCGCAGACAAGATAAGCCAAGCACGCCATGGCAAAAGTTTAGTTTGGTAAAACTTGCCCTTAATGATGGCTGCTTGCACGTTAGTTCAGATTATATCGGCGAAGGACAGTTTCAAACCCAAGACTTAGTTGAGCTGATTGACCAGCAGCACTTTCGCCTAAAAGGCCGCGCTGACCGTATTGTGAAAATCGCAGAAAAGCGTATCTCCCTTGATGAGCTAGAAAAAACACTCTCCTCTTGTCAGGGCATTGAACACTGCGCCATCATAGCCCTTAAAAATGCCGAGCAAACACGCATTGGCGCGGTCGTCACCTTGAATACTGACTGGCAGCAACAAGTCGTTGATAATGGTCAGGCTTGGTTATGGAAAAATATTCGCGCTCAGCTAAAAGGGTTAGTTGAGCCAGTTGCACTGCCAAGGCAGGTTCGCGTTGTTGAAGCGATTGCCGTTAATCAACAAGGCAAGCGCAACTATGTGGAATTAGAGAAACTATTTCAATGA
- a CDS encoding 3-hydroxyacyl-ACP dehydratase, protein MTVNKLPRVISAQIQDNTAIVELFVGEDIEYFKGHFDGHPLLPGVVQLDWVLHFFKAHLINDFQFKGCDVIKYQQPILPNMQVTLTMVWKSERSKLEFKYSSASGNHASGKIKVLPHEL, encoded by the coding sequence ATGACAGTAAATAAACTCCCTCGGGTCATCAGCGCTCAAATCCAAGACAACACAGCAATCGTTGAGCTGTTTGTTGGCGAAGACATTGAGTACTTCAAAGGCCATTTTGACGGACACCCGCTTCTACCAGGTGTAGTGCAGCTTGACTGGGTATTACACTTTTTCAAAGCGCATTTAATCAATGACTTTCAATTTAAAGGCTGTGATGTGATCAAATATCAGCAGCCAATTTTGCCAAATATGCAGGTCACGCTCACCATGGTATGGAAGAGCGAGCGTAGCAAGCTTGAGTTTAAATACAGCTCAGCGTCTGGCAATCACGCCTCGGGTAAAATTAAGGTGTTACCTCATGAGCTTTAA
- a CDS encoding glycosyltransferase family 2 protein, with protein MSFKLAAIIPCYNHGNTADAVVVALQAKGLDVLIVNDGSNQPTTDTLRAIKASRGIHLLELEQNSGKGGAVMAGLRHLHQLGYSHAVQVDADGQHDLSKLSELIDSAKAHPQDVISGKPVYGDDVPKGRLYGRYLTHVSVWIETLSLQIQDSMCGFRVYPLAPVEQLLSRKQLGTRMDFDIEILVRLYWQGLSIRHVDTPVSYPEDGLSHFNAVSDNVKISWLHTRLICGMLPRIPKLLLRKFANED; from the coding sequence ATGAGCTTTAAGCTGGCAGCGATTATTCCATGTTACAACCACGGTAACACGGCTGACGCTGTGGTCGTTGCCTTGCAAGCCAAAGGTTTAGATGTACTCATCGTCAATGACGGCAGTAATCAGCCAACCACAGACACATTGCGGGCGATAAAAGCAAGTCGCGGCATTCATCTATTGGAGCTTGAGCAAAACTCAGGCAAAGGCGGCGCGGTGATGGCAGGTTTACGCCACCTACATCAACTAGGTTATAGCCATGCGGTGCAGGTTGACGCAGACGGACAGCACGATCTTTCTAAACTCAGCGAGCTAATTGATAGCGCAAAAGCCCATCCGCAAGATGTGATTTCTGGTAAGCCAGTTTACGGTGATGATGTGCCAAAAGGCAGGCTTTACGGACGCTACTTGACCCATGTGAGCGTGTGGATTGAAACCCTGTCACTGCAAATTCAAGACTCCATGTGCGGCTTTCGCGTCTACCCGCTAGCACCAGTCGAGCAACTGCTAAGCCGTAAGCAGCTTGGTACCCGTATGGATTTTGATATCGAAATTCTGGTGCGCCTGTACTGGCAGGGCTTAAGCATTCGTCATGTCGATACGCCGGTGAGTTACCCAGAAGATGGCTTAAGTCACTTCAACGCCGTAAGCGATAACGTCAAAATATCCTGGCTACATACCCGCTTAATCTGCGGCATGCTGCCGCGTATTCCAAAACTGCTACTGCGAAAATTTGCCAATGAAGACTAA